ATGGCATACGTGTACGAGCCGGCGAACAGTCCCGCTATGCCCGCCGCGATGACGAGAATCACCAGGGCGGGCAGGAAGGGTGAGTTCCTGAACTCCGCGAATCTCTCCGCGATACCGGGCCGTCCGCCACGGGCCGGCTCCGGTCCCCCGCCGCCGGTGCTCCCGTCGGCACCGTTCCCGTGACTCCTGTCGGTCCCACTGCTCCCGGCCATGAAAGCACCGTAAACCACGCATATCGCCACCCCCGTCATCGGCGCCCCGTACAGGCGGCACCGGGTCGCTGAGGACTGAAAGGGTTCAGCGATGATGCCCAAATCCCTTCTCCGGCAGGGCAATATGCGCGCGACTCCTTGACCGACCGAGGGGGCACCCCTACTTTCACTCCAGTGAATCGATTCATTGTCGAATCTTTCTGGGGTTGACGTGATCAGTAGACGCCGCATGCTCACCACCACGACCGCAGCCGCACTGGGCACCACCCTCGCCACGGCCGCCGCACCGTCGGCGCAGGCCGCCGAGGGGACATCGGCCGGCGCCGCCGCCGGCCAGGCCCGGCCCGGAGCACTCCGGGTCAGCGCGCCGACCGTCGAGTACGTACGCAATCCGCTGGGCCTCGACTCCCCGAAGCCCAGGCTGAGCTGGCCCCTGCTGTCCGACACGCCCGGCCAGGCGCAGAGCGCGTACCAGATCCGGGTCGCCACCCGTCCCGACAGGCTGGGCGAGCCGGACGTGTGGGACAGCGGCAAGGTGGTGTCGGACCGGTCGGTGCTGGTGCCGTACGCGGGGCCCGCGCTCAAGCCCCTGACGCGGTATCACTGGTCGGTCCGGGTCTGGAACGCCGCAGGTGAGGTGTCCGGCTGGAGCGAGAGCGCCTGGTGGGAGACCGGGCTGATGAGCACGGCGGCCTGGTCCGCGCGGTGGATCGCCGCACCGGCCGCGCTCGCCGGGACACCCAGCCTCCAGGGCTCGTCCTGGATCTGGTTCCCCGAGGGCGAACCCACCGACAACCTGCCCGCCGGGACCCGTTGGTTCCGCCGCGCCGTCGACGTCCCGGCCGGTGTCACCAGTGCCCGGCTCGTGGTCGGCGCCGACGACGCGTACACCGTCCATGTGAACGGCACAGAGGTGAGCCGGACCGAACCGGACGGGCCCGCCGAGAACTGGCGCCGTCCGGCCGTCGTCGACATCACCGCCCAACTGCGCCCGGGAGCCAACGTCGTGGCGGCGTCCGCGGTCAACGCCAGTGCGAGTCCGGCCGGTTTCATCGCCGTACTGGAGCTCACCTCGGCCGACGGCACCACCACCGTCCCCACCGACGACGCCTGGCGGACGACGAACCAGGAGCCGTCCGGCGCCTGGCAGCAGGCCGGTTACGACGACAGCACCTGGTCCGCCGCGAAGAAGGGCCCCGCGTGGGGCTCCGGGCCATGGGGCAGGGTGGCGCCCGCGTTCTTCCCCGCCACCCAGCTGCGGCACGCCTTCCGGCTGGCCGACAAGCCGGTCGCGAGCGCCCGTCTCCATACGACGGCACTCGGCCACTACGAGGCGCACCTCAACGGACAGCGGGTCGGCAAGGACCAGTTCGCGCCCGGCTGGACCGACTACCGCCAAAGGGTGCAGTACCAGACGTACGACGTCACCGCGCTGGTCCGGCGGGGCGCCAACGCGCTCGGCGCGCATCTCGCGCTCGGCTGGTACGGCGGCAATCTCGGCATGTTCGGACCGCACCACTACGGCGACCGGCCCGCGCTGCTGGCCCAGTTGGAGGTCACGTACAAGGACGGGACGAGCGAGCGCGTCGTGTCGGGAGACGGCTGGCGCGCCACTTCCGGGCCCATCGTCTCGGCCGACATGCAGGCGGGCGAGGAGTACGACGCCCGGCTGGAGACCAAGGGCTGGACGTCACCGGGCTTCGACGACGCCGGCTGGCTCGCGGCCGAGCCGGTCGACGGCGTGGAGACGGAGATCGTCGCGGAGCTGGACGGCCCGGTGCGGATCACGAAGGAGCTCCCCGCCAAAAAGGTCACCCGCGTCGCCCCGGGGGTCTTCGTCTTCGACCTCGGCCAGAACATGGTCGGTTCAGTACGGCTCCGGGTGTCGGGCGAGGCGGGCACGACCGTGAGGCTGCGGCACGCCGAGGTGCTGAACCCGGACGGCTCGGTCTACACCACCAACCTCCGTACGGCGCGCGCCACCGACACCTACACCCTCAAGGGCGGGGGCGAGGAGACGTTCGAGCCGCGCTTCACCTTCCACGGTTTCCGCTACGTCGAGGTCACCGGCTTCCCGGGCACGCCGCGCGCGAGCGCGGTCACCGGCCGGGTGATGCACACGTCGGCGCCGTTCACCTTCGAGTTCGATTCCGATGTCCCCATGCTCAACCAGCTGCACAGCAACATCACTTGGGGCCAGCGCGGCAACTTCCTCTCCATCCCGACCGACACACCGGCCCGGGACGAACGGCTCGGCTGGACCGGTGACATCAATGTCTTCGCCCCCACCGCCACGTATGTCATGGAGTCCGCCCGCTTCCTCACCAAGTGGCTCCAGGACCTGCGGGACGCGCAGACCGACGCCGGCTCGTTCACGCATGTCGCCCCGGACATCGGCAACGTCGGTGACGGGTCGGCCGGTTGGGGCGACGCCGGGGTCACCGTGCCCTGGGCGCTGTACCAGGCGTACGGTGACGAGCGGATTCTCGACGCGTCGTGGGACTCGATGCCCAGATGGCTGGAGTATCTGCGCGAGCACAGCGACGGCTTTCTGCGTCCGGCGGACGGTTTCGGCGACTGGCTCAACATCGAGGACGAGACGCCCAAGGACGTCATCGCCACCGCCTACTTCGCGCACGCCGCGGATCTCACCGCACGCGTCGCACGGGTGCTGGGCAAGGATCCCGCGCCGTACGAGACGCTGTTCGGCCAGGTCCGTGACGCCTTCCGGGCGGCGTACGTGACGGCGGAGGCGAGGGTGAAGGGCGACACGCAGACGGCCTATGTGCTCGCCCTGTCGATGGATCTGCTGCCGGAGGAGGCCCGGAAGCCCGCCGCCGACCGGCTGGTGGCGCTGATCGAGGCGAAGGACTGGCATCTGTCGACCGGCTTCCTCGGCACGCCCCGGCTGCTGCCGGTGCTCACGGCCACCGGCCACAACGATGTCGCCTACCGGCTGCTGCACCGGCGCACCTTCCCCGGCTGGGGGTACCAGATCGAGAACGGCGCAACCACGATGTGGGAGCGCTGGGACTCGATCAGGCCGGACGGAAGTTTCCAGGACGCGGGGATGAACTCCTTCAACCACTACGCCTACGGCTCCGTCGGCGAGTGGATGTACGCGAACGTCGCGGGCATCGCGCCGGGCCGGCCCGGGTTCAAAGAGATCGTGATCAGGCCGCGCCCCGGTGGTGAGGTGCGGCGGGCCGGGGGCCGGTACGCGTCGGTGTACGGGCCGATCACCACCCGCTGGGAGTCGGGGCGCCGCGGCTTCGAGCTGGAGTGCTCGGTGCCGCCCAACACCACGGCGGAGGTGTGGGTACCCGCGCGGAAGGCGGGCGACGTCAGGCATCAGGGCGCGAGGTTCCTGCGGATGGAGGACGGCTGCGCGGTGTACGCGGTGGGGTCGGGGCGCCACCGGTTCACCACCTGATCCCGGGGCACCGGCGGTCCCCACCGGTCCGGCCGGGCACGGAAGGCTTCCCGTACCCGGCCGGATCCGCCCGCTTCGCGTCAGCCGCGCGCGGTCAGCGCCCGCGCGTGCTCGCGCACCTGACGTGGTGTCAGATAGACGTCCGTGTACTCGAAGTCGTGCAGCGTGGCCGGCTTCTGCGCCTGGAACCCGGTCCGTACGAAGTCGTCCCCGGCGACGGCGTTGAGCATCCAGTTGGTCAGCACCCGCGCCTTGGCGACGCTGGTCCGCAGGGACGACCAGTGGTAGCCGCGGGCGACGACCTGGGCCGGCATCCCGCGCAGTTCGACACCCATTGGCTTGGAGACGGCGTCCCTGCCGCCGAGATCGACGACGAGCCCCAGGTCCTTGTGCTCGTACCGCAGCAGCGGCTGCCGGCGCACGGTGGCGATGACGTTGTCCGCGGCCTTACGGCCCTGCCGCAGCGCGTGCTGTGCGGTCGGCGGGCAGATCGCGTCGCCGCCCTTCGTCAGGTCCGGCACGGCCGCGGCGTCGCCGAGGGCGAAGACGCCGTCGAGGCCCGTGACCCGCAGTTCGGGCGAGACGGCGAGCCGGCCGTGTACTTTCTCGGCGTCGAACGTGCCGACCAGCGGGCTCGCGACCACACCGGCCGTCCAGATGAGTGTGCGGCAGGGCAGCACCCGGCCGTCGGTGAACGTCACCTCGTCGGGCGCGGCCTTGGCGACGGACACCCCGAGCGACACCTCGATCCCGCGCCTGCGGAGGATGCCGAGGGCGGTGGCGCCGAGCCTGTCGCCGAGTTCCGGCATGAGTTTCGGGGCGATGTCGACGAGGTGCCACCTGATCTGCTGCGGGTCCAGGCGCGGATAGCGCCGCAGGGCGTTGCTGGTGACGCGCTGCAGCGAGGCGGCCGTCTCCGTGCCCGCGTAGCCGCCGCCGACCACGACGAAGCGGAGCCGCGCCTCGCGCTCCTTCTCGTCCACGCTGGCGTCCGCGAGGTCGAGTTGTGCGATGACGTGGTCGCGGATGTAGGCGGCCTCGGCGAGTGTCTTCATGCCGCGCGCGTTGTCGACGAGTCCGGGGATGTCGAACGTACGGGTGATGCTGCCGGGGGCCAGCACGATGTAGTCGTAGGGGAGGTTGACGATCTCGCCGGTGATCTTCCGGACGACGCAGATCTTCGCCTTCGGATCCACTCCGATGGCCCCGCCGGGGACGATCCGGGTGCGGTGTTTCCTGCTGCGGCGCAGTGACACCGCGACCGACTGCGGGGGCAGGACTCCCGAGGCCACCTGAGGCAGCAACGGCAGATAGAGCTGGTACGAGAACGGCGTGACCAGGCAGATCTCCGCTTCTCCCGGTACCAGTTTCCGCTCCAGGCGGCGCAGGCACGCCACCCCCGCGAAGCCCGCACCCACTACGAGAATCCTCGGTCGTGCCACGGTGTCCGTCCTTTCCCGGTCGTGCTGGGGTCGCCCTTCACCTTCCCCGGGTCAGGTTTCTCTCACGGAGGGATTCACTCCGTCGCGGACTTCACCACCGCCGTGCTGTTCCTGACGACCAGGCGCGTGCCGAACTCGATCCGGGTGTCGGCCTGGTCGGGGCGGCCGTCGGGGCGGCCGTCCGGCCGGGGGCCGCCGCTCTGGTACGCGCGCCGCAGCCGCAGCAGCATCTGGGCGGCCTCCTCGGCCATCTCCACCAGCGGCTGGTGCACGGTGGTGAGGGAGGGGCTCGACCACTGGGCGAGCGGGATGTCGTCGTACCCGACCACGGAGAGGTCCTCCGGCACCTGGACGCCGAGCACCCGCGCGGCCTCCAGTACGCCGAGCGCCTGGAGGTCGCTGCCGGCGAAGACGGCGGTCGGCGGTTCCGGCAGCCGGAGCAGTTCCATCGCGTGCTCGTAGCCCGCCTGGACATGGAAGTCGCCGAACCGCACGAGGCGTGGGGCGACCTTCACACCGGCCATCGCCATGGCGGAGCGGAAGCCGTCGAGGCGCGCGAGGGAGCAGAGCATGTCCTCGGGGCCGGTGACGACCGCGATACGGCGGTGCCCGAGGTCGAGCAGATGGCGGGTGGCGGCGAGCCCGCCTGCCCAGTTGGCCGATCCCACGGAGGGCACGTCGGGTTCCGGGTCGCCGGCCGGGTCGATGATCACGAACGGGATGGCCCGTGACCACAGCTTCTTCTTGAGCTCGTCGGGGAGGGTGGAGAAGACCAGCACCACACCGAGCGGACGGCGGCGCAGGACGCCTTCCACCCACTCGGCTCCCGGGGAGTGCCGGGTCCCGGTCTCGGTGAGTACGACGCTGACGCCGGCGCTCTTGGCGACGTTCTGCATGCCCCGGATGAGCTCCATGGACCAGGCGCTGTCCAGCTCGTGGAAGACGATCTCGATGAGCGGCGCCTCGGGGAGGGACGCCGAGGCGCGCCGGTAGCCGTGCGCCTCCAGCAGCTCCTCGACCTTGACCCGCGTCGGGGCGGAGACATCAGGGCGCCCGTTGAGGACCTTCGAAACTGTCGAAAGGGAAACACCCGCCTGGGTGGCCACCTGAGCGAGGGTGACCCGCCCCGTACTCCTGTCATCTGGCATGGACTGAAGGATAAAGCACGGCCTTGTGTAACGGTTTCGCCGAGTGATGACAGCGATGTTGACCGGCACTTGAGCGGACCTTACCGTCGCACCCCACAGAGACTTTCGGTCAGATTACCGATACTTTCGAAAGGTCGACCGATGAAGACACGAGCACGGTTCCGTCGAGCCGTCGCGGGCGGCGCGGCGCTGGCTCTGAGTCTGGGCCTGGCGGCCTGCGGCGGCGACTCCTCCTCCGGCGGTTCGGACGAGTTCCACGTACTGGTCTACGGCGATGCCACGAACAAGGTGGAGGAGCGAATCGTCGCGACGTTCAACAAGACCTCCGAGGTCAAGGCGGTCCTGGACACCGTTCCCGGCGCCGACTACCAGCAGAAGCTCCAGACGGTCATCAACACCCCGCAGGCGCCCGACGTGTTCTTCAACTGGGGCGGCGGCAGCATCAAGCCCTTCGTCGACGCGGACCTGCTGCTGCCGCTCGACGACATGATCAAGAACGAGCCGGGGCTGAAGTCGAACTTCCTCCCTTCGGTCTTCGAAACCGCGCAGGTCGACGGGAAGTCGTACGGCGTGCCGATGCGCGGCACCCAGCCGGTGCTCCTCTTCCACAACAAGAAGGTGCTCGCCGACGCCGGCGTCGAGACACCCCGCACCTGGGACGACCTGCTGGCCGCCGTGAAGACCCTGAAGGGCGAGGGCATCACGCCCATCGCTCTCGGCGGCGGCGACAGGTGGACCACGATGATGTGGTTCGAGTATCTGTACGACCGTGTCGCGGGCCCCGAGCTGTTCAAGAAGGCGCTGGCCGGTGACAAGGAGGCCTGGGCGAGCGCCGACAGCGAGAAGGCGCTGGACATGCTGAGGGAACTCATCGACGCGGGCGCCTTCGGCACCAACTACGACTCGGTCAAGTTCACCGACGGCGGCTCACCCGCCCTGGTGGCAAGCGGCAAGGCGGCCTTCGAGCTGATGGGGTCGTGGGCGTACTCCACCCAGCAGGACGCGGACCCCGACTTCGCCAAGAACGAGCTCGGTTACGGCGCCTTCCCGAGCGTCGAGGGCGGCAAGGGTGACGCGGCCAACCTCGTCGGCAACACCAACAACTTCTACTCGGTCCGCGAGTCGACCAAGCACGCGGACGCGATAGCCGAGTTCCTGAAGCTCATGTACTCGGACGAGTTCGTCGAGTCCCAACTCGCCATCGGCAATCTGCCGACCACCACGAACACCGCGAAGTTCCTGGACTCCGCCGACAACCCGGAGTACCTGAAGTACCAGTACGACTTGGTGGAGAAGGCGCCCGCGTTCCAGCTCTCGTGGGACCAGGCGTATCCCCCGAAGAACATGACGCCCATCTATGTGGCGGTCCAGCAGTTCTTCAACGGGCAGCTCGACGCGGACGGCTTCATCAAGGCCATGCAAGCCCTCACGACCACCTGAGAGGGACGTCCTTCATGGTTTCCCTCACCGCTCCCGTAGCGAAGGACGGGCACCGGCCCGCCGCCGGACCGGCCGGCCCGGTATCGGCTGGGCGCTGCCCGCCGTCCTGTTCTTCGCGCTGTTCGCCGTCGTGCCGCTGGTACTGGTGGCCGTCCTGTCCTTCACCACCTGGTCGGGCCTGGGCGCACCGGAGTTCGCCGGTTTCGACAACTGGGTCACGCTGTTCCACGACCCGGTGATGATCAAGAGTCTGTGGCTGAGCGTGCTGCTCACCGTCCTCGGGGTGCTGGTCCAGACCCCGTTGAGCATTCTGCTCGGAGTCTGGGCGGCGGGCCCGCAGCGCAACCGGGCCGTGCTGTCGGCGGTCTTCTTCGTCCCGCTGCTGCTGTCGGCGACCGCCGTCTCGGTGCTGTGGCGGGCCCTGCTCGACCCGAACTTCGGCGTCCCAGCGGAGGCGGCCTGGCTCTTCGGGGACGGCAACCTCCTCGGCAGCCGTACGGGGGCCATCTCCGTACTGGTGCTGGTGAGCGCCTGGCAGTACACCCCGCTGCACGCACTGATCTACCAGGGCGCGACGCGCGCGATCCCGGCGGTTCTCTACCAGGCGGCGGAGATCGACGGCGCGGGGCGGGTGCGCCAGTTCTTCCACGTCACCCTGCCGCAGCTGCGCAACTCCGTCATCACGTCGGTGATCCTGATGGTCGTCGGGGGGCTCACCACCTTCGACACGGTGCTGATCCTCACCCAGGGCGGACCGGGCACCGACACCACCATCAGCGCCTACTACATGTATCAAAAGGCCTTCAAGGGCTTCGAGTTCGGCGCGGGCGCGGCCATCGCGCTGCTGCTGGTCCTGGTGGCCACGGCCATCTCACTGGTCGTGGTGCGGGTCTCCGGCTACGACAGGATGGCCGGCACCAAGGAAGGCATGTGATGAGGCGCCGCCCCAACTACCTGGCGGGCGTGGGCGTCACGCTGTGGCTGTTCGTCGTCGGCCTGCCGCTGTACGTCATGCTCGGCGCCGGTGTGCAGTCGCGCCCGGACTACAACGCGGGCGGCCCGCTGGGCTTCCCCGACCACTTCACGCTCGACAACTATCTCGACAACTTCTCGAACGGGTTCGGCCGGTACTTCCTCAACACCCTGATCGTGACGGCCAGTGTGGTCGCGATCGTCCTGCTCCTCGTCCCGCCACTGGCGTTCACGATCGTCCGCAACCGGGGGCGCGCCACGTCCGGCGTCTTCCGGCTCTTCCTGCTGGGGCTGGCGATCCCCGCGCAGGCGGTGATCGTGCCCATGTTCTACGTCATCAGTGAGGCGGGGCTCTACGACAACCTCATCGGCGTCATCCTGCCGACGGCCGCGTTCTGCATGCCGGTCTGTGTGCTCATCCTGACCGGCACCATGCGCGACATCACCGACGACCTCTTCGAGGCGATGGCCATCGACGGGGCGGACGCGCGGCGGGTGTTCTTCCAGCTCGTCGTGCCGCTGTCGAAGAGCGGGCTGTCCACCGTCGTGGTGTTCGCCGCGCTCCAGGCGTGGAACGGGTTCCTCTTCCCGCTCGTGCTCACCCAGTCCGAGGAGTCCAAGGTGATCACCCTCGGTCTGTACGACTTCCAGACCCAGCACGGCGTCGAGATCCCGGGCCTGCTGGCCGCCGTGGTGCTGTCCACCGTGCCCGTCCTGCTCGTCTACCTGTTCGCCCGGCGGGCCCTGGTCCAGGGGCTGATGGGCGTCGGAGGAAAGTGACCGACAACGTGACCACCGACGCCCCCGCGAGCGAGACCGCCGCCGGGGACCGGCTCCGGGCCGACCGTAGCGCCCGCGTCGACGAGCTGATCGCCGCCATGACCCTGGCAGAGAAGCTGGCCCAGCTGTACGGCCTGTGGGCGGGCGCCTCCGCCGACGGCGCCGAAGTCGCCCCGCACCAGCACGACATGGACGAGCCGCCCGCCCTGGACGAGCTGATCCCGCACGGACTCGGCCAGCTGACCCGGCCGTTCGGCACCGTCCCCGTCGATCCCGCCCTGGGCGCACTGTCCCTGATGCGCAGTCAGGAACGGATCGTCGCGGGCAACCGGTTCGGTATTCCGGCGATGGCCCACGACGAGTGTCTGGCGGGCTTCGCAGCCTGGGGTGCCACCACCTATCCGGTCCCCCTGTCCTGGGGCGCCGCCTTCGATCCCGGACTGGTCCGGGAGATGGCGGCGGCGATCGGGAGCGACATGCGGTCGGTGGGTGTCCACCAGGGCCTCGCTCCGGTGCTGGACGTGGTGCGCGACGCGCGATGGGGCCGGGTCGAGGAGACCATCGGGGAGGACCCGTATCTGGTCGGGAGCATCGCCACCGCGTACGTCCAGGGGCTGGAGTCCACCGGTCTGGTCGCCACGCTGAAACACTTCGCCGGCTATTCGGCCTCCCGCGCCGGCCGCAATCTGGCCCCGGTGAGCATGGGGCCGAGAGAGCGCGCCGACGTCATGCTCCCGCCCTTCGAGATGGCGTTCAGGGAGAGCGGCGCACGGTCGGTGATGCACGCGTACACCGACACCGACGGTCTGCCCGCCGCGGCCGACGAGCAGTTGCTGACCGGGCTGCTCCGGGACACCTG
The nucleotide sequence above comes from Streptomyces sp. NBC_01716. Encoded proteins:
- a CDS encoding alpha-L-rhamnosidase; the encoded protein is MISRRRMLTTTTAAALGTTLATAAAPSAQAAEGTSAGAAAGQARPGALRVSAPTVEYVRNPLGLDSPKPRLSWPLLSDTPGQAQSAYQIRVATRPDRLGEPDVWDSGKVVSDRSVLVPYAGPALKPLTRYHWSVRVWNAAGEVSGWSESAWWETGLMSTAAWSARWIAAPAALAGTPSLQGSSWIWFPEGEPTDNLPAGTRWFRRAVDVPAGVTSARLVVGADDAYTVHVNGTEVSRTEPDGPAENWRRPAVVDITAQLRPGANVVAASAVNASASPAGFIAVLELTSADGTTTVPTDDAWRTTNQEPSGAWQQAGYDDSTWSAAKKGPAWGSGPWGRVAPAFFPATQLRHAFRLADKPVASARLHTTALGHYEAHLNGQRVGKDQFAPGWTDYRQRVQYQTYDVTALVRRGANALGAHLALGWYGGNLGMFGPHHYGDRPALLAQLEVTYKDGTSERVVSGDGWRATSGPIVSADMQAGEEYDARLETKGWTSPGFDDAGWLAAEPVDGVETEIVAELDGPVRITKELPAKKVTRVAPGVFVFDLGQNMVGSVRLRVSGEAGTTVRLRHAEVLNPDGSVYTTNLRTARATDTYTLKGGGEETFEPRFTFHGFRYVEVTGFPGTPRASAVTGRVMHTSAPFTFEFDSDVPMLNQLHSNITWGQRGNFLSIPTDTPARDERLGWTGDINVFAPTATYVMESARFLTKWLQDLRDAQTDAGSFTHVAPDIGNVGDGSAGWGDAGVTVPWALYQAYGDERILDASWDSMPRWLEYLREHSDGFLRPADGFGDWLNIEDETPKDVIATAYFAHAADLTARVARVLGKDPAPYETLFGQVRDAFRAAYVTAEARVKGDTQTAYVLALSMDLLPEEARKPAADRLVALIEAKDWHLSTGFLGTPRLLPVLTATGHNDVAYRLLHRRTFPGWGYQIENGATTMWERWDSIRPDGSFQDAGMNSFNHYAYGSVGEWMYANVAGIAPGRPGFKEIVIRPRPGGEVRRAGGRYASVYGPITTRWESGRRGFELECSVPPNTTAEVWVPARKAGDVRHQGARFLRMEDGCAVYAVGSGRHRFTT
- a CDS encoding carbohydrate ABC transporter permease, which translates into the protein MGWALPAVLFFALFAVVPLVLVAVLSFTTWSGLGAPEFAGFDNWVTLFHDPVMIKSLWLSVLLTVLGVLVQTPLSILLGVWAAGPQRNRAVLSAVFFVPLLLSATAVSVLWRALLDPNFGVPAEAAWLFGDGNLLGSRTGAISVLVLVSAWQYTPLHALIYQGATRAIPAVLYQAAEIDGAGRVRQFFHVTLPQLRNSVITSVILMVVGGLTTFDTVLILTQGGPGTDTTISAYYMYQKAFKGFEFGAGAAIALLLVLVATAISLVVVRVSGYDRMAGTKEGM
- a CDS encoding carbohydrate ABC transporter permease, which produces MRRRPNYLAGVGVTLWLFVVGLPLYVMLGAGVQSRPDYNAGGPLGFPDHFTLDNYLDNFSNGFGRYFLNTLIVTASVVAIVLLLVPPLAFTIVRNRGRATSGVFRLFLLGLAIPAQAVIVPMFYVISEAGLYDNLIGVILPTAAFCMPVCVLILTGTMRDITDDLFEAMAIDGADARRVFFQLVVPLSKSGLSTVVVFAALQAWNGFLFPLVLTQSEESKVITLGLYDFQTQHGVEIPGLLAAVVLSTVPVLLVYLFARRALVQGLMGVGGK
- a CDS encoding ABC transporter substrate-binding protein; the encoded protein is MKTRARFRRAVAGGAALALSLGLAACGGDSSSGGSDEFHVLVYGDATNKVEERIVATFNKTSEVKAVLDTVPGADYQQKLQTVINTPQAPDVFFNWGGGSIKPFVDADLLLPLDDMIKNEPGLKSNFLPSVFETAQVDGKSYGVPMRGTQPVLLFHNKKVLADAGVETPRTWDDLLAAVKTLKGEGITPIALGGGDRWTTMMWFEYLYDRVAGPELFKKALAGDKEAWASADSEKALDMLRELIDAGAFGTNYDSVKFTDGGSPALVASGKAAFELMGSWAYSTQQDADPDFAKNELGYGAFPSVEGGKGDAANLVGNTNNFYSVRESTKHADAIAEFLKLMYSDEFVESQLAIGNLPTTTNTAKFLDSADNPEYLKYQYDLVEKAPAFQLSWDQAYPPKNMTPIYVAVQQFFNGQLDADGFIKAMQALTTT
- a CDS encoding LacI family DNA-binding transcriptional regulator produces the protein MPDDRSTGRVTLAQVATQAGVSLSTVSKVLNGRPDVSAPTRVKVEELLEAHGYRRASASLPEAPLIEIVFHELDSAWSMELIRGMQNVAKSAGVSVVLTETGTRHSPGAEWVEGVLRRRPLGVVLVFSTLPDELKKKLWSRAIPFVIIDPAGDPEPDVPSVGSANWAGGLAATRHLLDLGHRRIAVVTGPEDMLCSLARLDGFRSAMAMAGVKVAPRLVRFGDFHVQAGYEHAMELLRLPEPPTAVFAGSDLQALGVLEAARVLGVQVPEDLSVVGYDDIPLAQWSSPSLTTVHQPLVEMAEEAAQMLLRLRRAYQSGGPRPDGRPDGRPDQADTRIEFGTRLVVRNSTAVVKSATE
- a CDS encoding NAD(P)/FAD-dependent oxidoreductase, encoding MARPRILVVGAGFAGVACLRRLERKLVPGEAEICLVTPFSYQLYLPLLPQVASGVLPPQSVAVSLRRSRKHRTRIVPGGAIGVDPKAKICVVRKITGEIVNLPYDYIVLAPGSITRTFDIPGLVDNARGMKTLAEAAYIRDHVIAQLDLADASVDEKEREARLRFVVVGGGYAGTETAASLQRVTSNALRRYPRLDPQQIRWHLVDIAPKLMPELGDRLGATALGILRRRGIEVSLGVSVAKAAPDEVTFTDGRVLPCRTLIWTAGVVASPLVGTFDAEKVHGRLAVSPELRVTGLDGVFALGDAAAVPDLTKGGDAICPPTAQHALRQGRKAADNVIATVRRQPLLRYEHKDLGLVVDLGGRDAVSKPMGVELRGMPAQVVARGYHWSSLRTSVAKARVLTNWMLNAVAGDDFVRTGFQAQKPATLHDFEYTDVYLTPRQVREHARALTARG